A genomic stretch from Onychostoma macrolepis isolate SWU-2019 chromosome 02, ASM1243209v1, whole genome shotgun sequence includes:
- the LOC131553015 gene encoding zinc finger protein 436 isoform X1, protein MSSSSAVFESRLKAVLESAVMEILQLHEEGLALLRLQIRQRDAQIGVMQSRVAELQSLGTQLRSSLICSAAWEDYFGNRLQITGRLVQKPASPLHHDRNLDSNQTNTDPEHPSGGETHTQIICADREDTQLAEDLDAPHSEEDFGGLLEVEMKQSFPSEITGLDRQENTETTDDPRCSQMPADACTFASAESGLSAAARQTLNNLRFESVNQNSWADRTEPDFIQTFPDENINRSCAARHAFAAHRRETVHEKWFICSFCGKSFDRFSHLQMHQRIHTGEKPFRCATCGKHFSQQSNLRTHQKIHRKTRTHT, encoded by the exons ATGTCGAGCAGCAGCGCGGTGTTTGAGAGCAGGCTGAAGGCGGTGCTGGAGTCCGCGGTGATGGAGATCCTCCAGCTGCACGAGGAAGGACTGGCGCTGCTGCGGCTGCAGATCCGCCAGAGAGACGCGCAGATCGGCGTCATGCAGAGCAGAGTCGCGGAGCTCCAGAGCCTCGGTACACAGCTCAGATCATCACTCATCTGCAGCGCTGCCTGGGAAGATTACTTTGgaaataggttacagattacag GGCGTCTCGTTCAGAAACCTGCTTCTCCGCTTCATCACGATAGGAATCTAGACTCTAACCAGACAAAcaccgatccagagcatccttCCGgtggagaaacacacacacagatcatctgCGCAGACAGAGAGGACACACAGCTCGCCGAAGACCTCGACGCTCCTCACAGCGAGGAAGACTTCGGTGGACTGCTGGAGGTGGAGATGAAGCAGAGCTTTCCGTCTGAAATCACAGGTCTGGACCGGCAGGAAAACACGGAAACAACAGATGATCCACGCTGCTCGCAGATGCCTGCAGACGCATGCACATTTGCGTCTGCGGAAAGCGGCTTGTCTGCCGCTGCTAGACAAACCTTAAACAACCTCAGATTTGAGTCTGTAAACCAGAACTCATGGGCCGACAGAACAGAACCAGACTTCATCCAAACGTTTCCAGATGAGAATATAAACCGCAGCTGCGCAGCCAGACACGCATTCGCCGCGCACCGCAGAGAAACGGTGCATGAGAAGTGGTTCATCTGTTCATTCTGCGGGAAGAGTTTTGACCGCTTCAGTCACCTGCAGATGCACCAGCGcattcacaccggagagaaaccCTTCCGCTGCGCGACCTGCGGAAAACACTTCTCGCAACAGAGCAATCTGCGCACGCACCAGAAGATCCACCGCAAGACACGCACGCATACGTga
- the nectin4b gene encoding nectin-4, with amino-acid sequence MTKLLTCISVIVFRLMVCVHSEFIEPSPSLALRSFSGTQTRLPCRFKVEADEKAVQVTWSRQKPGGEREQIIIGHYTEGPTVSPDFLNRVQFESSDPTVDSTLLILNTKKADQATYTCHVSIFPSGSFERDISLTVWILPISSLEPVILQEGQSFRAAALCRAVGHPPPRLSWDTDLPGQSQNRTGEDGVVTSQFSLHPLRSMNTQRLDCLVWHPALDGPHRISNKLVVHFPPDAVIVDSGSWRIGHSGSELRCVVKGNPLPQNVTWSRKDGRLPVGVLVKEDRLVFVRPLNVTDEGVYICQTANSVGISKAEFKVEIGKHAPEFAHALGSLSETLLIIVGASVAGVLVVVVVIAIIFINCHLRRKNRKLKRALSTRMEEMISLSRQVSMRRLNSINGDPRTAPEESSLFQMDSVTKGSVLSVEDRSLLSDVKGRHGDGEYDTLGRPAIYTPYRPERTSKKMREIEEKNERRWRVESYIKSSNMSLDSGLHRDQSSPAPPSVSSGPTADAIGDGWKRGSRREIHRAEREKDIQRERVPEGEEESSYHLSEATSNYFQCSNGGLTPKANPNAIIIHSRGQVI; translated from the exons ATGACGAAACTGCTGACCTGCATCAGTGTGATCGTCTTCAGATTGATGG TCTGTGTTCACAGTGAGTTCATCGAGCCGTCTCCGTCCCTGGCCCTGCGCTCGTTCTCCGGCACGCAGACCCGGCTGCCCTGCCGCTTTAAGGTGGAGGCCGATGAAAAAGCGGTGCAAGTGACCTGGTCCAGACAGAAACCAGGAGGAGAACGAGAACAGATTATCATTGGACACTATACTGAAGGACctacag tgtctCCTGATTTTCTGAATCGTGTTCAGTTTGAGAGCTCCGACCCGACCGTCGACTCCACACTGTTAATTCTGAACACGAAGAAGGCCGATCAGGCCACATACACCTGCCACGTCTCCATCTTTCCCTCCGGAAGCTTCGAGAGAGACATCAGCCTGACCGTCTGGA TTTTGCCGATCTCCTCTCTGGAGCCGGTGATTCTGCAGGAAGGCCAGTCGTTCCGCGCCGCTGCTCTCTGTCGTGCGGTTGGACACCCTCCGCCGCGTTTGTCCTGGGACACGGATCTTCCCGGGCAGTCGCAGAACCGGACCGGAGAGGATGGAGTCGTAACCTCGCAGTTTTCCCTGCATCCGCTGCGCAGCATGAACACACAGCGGCTGGACTGTCTGGTGTGGCATCCGGCTCTGGACGGCCCGCACAGAATCAGCAACAAGCTCGTGGTGCACT TTCCTCCTGATGCAGTGATTGTTGATTCTGGTTCCTGGAGAATCGGTCACTCGGGATCAGAGCTCAGATGTGTGGTTAAAGGAAACCCGCTGCCACAAAACGTCACATGGAGCAG gaAGGACGGCCGTCTGCCGGTGGGAGTGTTGGTTAAGGAGGACAGACTGGTGTTTGTTAGGCCTCTGAACGTGACGGATGAAGGCGTGTACATCTGCCAGACAGCAAACAGCGTGGGAATCTCTAAAGCCGAGTTTAAAGTGGAGATCGGAA aaCATGCGCCTGAATTCGCTCACGCTCTGGGAAGCCTGTCAGAGACTCTCCTCATCATCGTAGGAGCGTCTGTCGCCGGAGTTTTGGTGGTCGTCGTCGTGATTGCCatcattttcattaactgtCACCTCAGACGCAAGAACAGGAAGCTTAAACGAGCGCTCAGCACCAGAAT GGAGGAGATGATCAGTCTGTCACGACAGGTGTCTATGAGGAGACTCAACTCCATCAACGGTGATCCCAGGACGGCG CCGGAGGAGAGTTCACTGTTTCAGATGGACAGTGTGACGAAGGGCAGTGTTTTATCGGTGGAG GATCGTTCATTGCTGAGCGACGTGAAAGGCAGACATGGAGACGGAGAGTATGACACTCTGGGACGTCCCGCCATCTACACGCCATACCGGCCGGAGCGAACCAGTAAGAAGATGAGAGAGATCGAGGAGAAAAATGAGCGCAGATGGAGAGTCGAGTCCTACATCAAATCCAGCAATATGTCGctg GATTCAGGGCTTCACCGGGATCAGAGTTCTCCTGCTCCTCCGTCCGTGAGCTCGGGTCCGACTGCAGATGCGATCGGTGACGGATGGAAGCGCGGCTCGCGCCGAGAGATTCACCGAGCGGAGCGTGAGAAAGACATACAGCGAGAGCGAGTTCctgaaggagaagaagaaagcTCCTATCACCTCTCCGAGGCCACTTCCAACTACTTCCAGTGCAGCAACGGCGGACTGACGCCGAAAGCAAACCCCAACGCCATCATCATACACTCACGAGGACAGGTCATATGA
- the LOC131553015 gene encoding zinc finger protein 436 isoform X2, with protein sequence MSSSSAVFESRLKAVLESAVMEILQLHEEGLALLRLQIRQRDAQIGVMQSRVAELQSLGRLVQKPASPLHHDRNLDSNQTNTDPEHPSGGETHTQIICADREDTQLAEDLDAPHSEEDFGGLLEVEMKQSFPSEITGLDRQENTETTDDPRCSQMPADACTFASAESGLSAAARQTLNNLRFESVNQNSWADRTEPDFIQTFPDENINRSCAARHAFAAHRRETVHEKWFICSFCGKSFDRFSHLQMHQRIHTGEKPFRCATCGKHFSQQSNLRTHQKIHRKTRTHT encoded by the exons ATGTCGAGCAGCAGCGCGGTGTTTGAGAGCAGGCTGAAGGCGGTGCTGGAGTCCGCGGTGATGGAGATCCTCCAGCTGCACGAGGAAGGACTGGCGCTGCTGCGGCTGCAGATCCGCCAGAGAGACGCGCAGATCGGCGTCATGCAGAGCAGAGTCGCGGAGCTCCAGAGCCTCG GGCGTCTCGTTCAGAAACCTGCTTCTCCGCTTCATCACGATAGGAATCTAGACTCTAACCAGACAAAcaccgatccagagcatccttCCGgtggagaaacacacacacagatcatctgCGCAGACAGAGAGGACACACAGCTCGCCGAAGACCTCGACGCTCCTCACAGCGAGGAAGACTTCGGTGGACTGCTGGAGGTGGAGATGAAGCAGAGCTTTCCGTCTGAAATCACAGGTCTGGACCGGCAGGAAAACACGGAAACAACAGATGATCCACGCTGCTCGCAGATGCCTGCAGACGCATGCACATTTGCGTCTGCGGAAAGCGGCTTGTCTGCCGCTGCTAGACAAACCTTAAACAACCTCAGATTTGAGTCTGTAAACCAGAACTCATGGGCCGACAGAACAGAACCAGACTTCATCCAAACGTTTCCAGATGAGAATATAAACCGCAGCTGCGCAGCCAGACACGCATTCGCCGCGCACCGCAGAGAAACGGTGCATGAGAAGTGGTTCATCTGTTCATTCTGCGGGAAGAGTTTTGACCGCTTCAGTCACCTGCAGATGCACCAGCGcattcacaccggagagaaaccCTTCCGCTGCGCGACCTGCGGAAAACACTTCTCGCAACAGAGCAATCTGCGCACGCACCAGAAGATCCACCGCAAGACACGCACGCATACGTga
- the fcer1gl gene encoding Fc receptor, IgE, high affinity I, gamma polypeptide like: protein MVHSSSSHLCLTHFRGKMQSLDVCLILLLNAGRVAAQQDGGVCYILDGILIVYGIVLTVLYCRLKIRSSKDKAFSEKREGDIYQDLGRRDVDTYDTLHPGKKKPPA, encoded by the exons ATGGTTCACTCTTCCTCTTCACATCTCTGCTTGACTCATTTCAGAGGAAAGATGCAGTCGCTGGACGTCTGTCTGATTCTCCTGCTCAACGCTGGACGAGTCG CTGCGCAGCAGGATGGAGGAGTGTGTTATATTCTGGATGGGATTCTGATTGTTTACGGCATTGTGTTGACCGTCCTTTACTGCAGATTAAAG ATACGCTCGTCTAAAGATAAAGCTTTCTCAGAG AAGCGAGAAGGAGACATTTATCAG GATCTGGGAAGGCGAGATGTGGACACCTACGACACTCTCCATCCCGGGAAGAAAAAGCCGCCGGCCTGA